In Cicer arietinum cultivar CDC Frontier isolate Library 1 chromosome 1, Cicar.CDCFrontier_v2.0, whole genome shotgun sequence, one DNA window encodes the following:
- the LOC101503011 gene encoding aspartic proteinase NANA, chloroplast, whose translation MQMKRRWMQWSTSILMTLFLIQIIVVHSINEKEEEEVDNENMSLELVHRHDSRVIGDVDQLEAIKGSIQRDYFRRQRMNQIKGINQNHRRKDIETQQFQMPMHSGRDYALGEYFVGVKIGSPGQSFWLVADTGSEFTWFNCKPRGKHLGNGGGHKHKHKGESKSKTKTKTKTTTARRKRGASNNPCYGVFCPHRSNTFQQVTCSSHKCKVELSNLFSLSYCPNPSDPCLFDISYADGSSAKGFFGTDTVTVALTNGKKGKLHNLTIGCTQTMLNGVTFNENTGGILGLGYAKDSFVDKASLQYGAKLSYCLVDHLSHQNVSSYLTFGTPKVKLLSEIRKTELFLYSPFYGVHVLGISVGDQMLKIPHQVWDFNAEGGMIIDSGTTLAGLVLEAYDPVFEALKKSLTNVKRLDIGVLDFCFDSEGFNERTVPRLVFHFAGGARFEPPIKSYIIDVEPKVKCIGIVPINGTGASVIGNIMQQDFLWEFDLAKNTVGFASSTCN comes from the exons ATGCAAATGAAGAGGAGGTGGATGCAATGGAGCACATCAATTTTGATGACCCTTTTCTTGATTCAAATCATTGTTGTTCATAGCATcaatgaaaaagaagaagaggaagTTGATAATGAGAACATGAGTCTAGAACTTGTTCATAGGCATGATTCTAGAGTAATTGGTGATGTAGATCAACTTGAAGCCATAAAGGGTTCCATTCAAAGGGATTATTTTAGAAGACAAAGGATGAATCAAATaaaaggaatcaaccaaaatcaTAGAAGAAAGGACATTGAAACTCAACAATTTCAAATGCCAATGCATTCAGGAAGAGATTATGCACTTGGTGAGTATTTTGTTGGGGTTAAAATTGGATCACCAGGACAAAGTTTTTGGCTTGTTGCTGATACAGGAAGTGAATTTACATGGTTTAATTGTAAGCCTCGTGGAAAACATCTTGGTAATGGTGGTGGAcataaacataaacataaaggagagtcaaaatcaaagacaaaaacaaaaacaaaaacaacaactgCAAGGAGAAAAAGGGGTGCTTCTAATAATCCTTGTTATGGAGTTTTTTGTCCTCATCGTTCTAATACATTTCAACAAGTTACTTGTTCTTCTCATAAGTGCAAGGTTGAACTAAGTAATCTTTTTTCTCTTAGTTATTGTCCTAATCCTTCTGATCCATGCCTTTTTGATATCAG CTATGCTGATGGTTCATCTGCTAAGGGATTCTTTGGCACTGACACAGTAACAGTAGCCCTCACAAatggaaagaaaggaaaacttcACAATCTAACAATTGGATGCACACAAACAATGCTTAATGGGGTAACATTCAATGAAAACACAGGTGGAATATTAGGTTTAGGCTATGCAAAGGATTCATTTGTTGATAAAGCAAGTCTACAATATGGTGCAAAACTCTCCTATTGTCTTGTTGACCATTTGAGCCACCAAAATGTTTCAAGCTACCTAACATTTGGAACACCAAAAGTCAAATTGTTAAGTGAAATAAGAAAAACAGAACTTTTTTTATACTCTCCATTTTATGGTGTGCATGTGCTTGGTATCTCAGTTGGAGACCAAATGTTGAAAATTCCACATCAAGTTTGGGATTTTAATGCTGAAGGAGGTATGATAATTGACTCAGGTACAACCTTGGCAGGACTTGTTCTTGAAGCCTATGATCCTGTTTTTGAGGCATTGAAAAAGTCTTTAACCAATGTCAAAAGACTTGATATTGGTGTTTTGGATTTTTGCTTTGATAGTGAAGGGTTTAATGAGAGAACTGTGCCTAGATTAGTGTTTCATTTTGCAGGAGGAGCAAGGTTTGAACCACCAATTAAGAGTTACATCATTGATGTTGAACCAAAAGTTAAGTGCATTGGAATTGTTCCAATAAATGGGACTGGTGCTTCTGTTATAGGAAATATTATGCAACAAGATTTTCTATGGGAATTTGATTTGGCTAAGAACACTGTTGGTTTTGCATCTTCTACATGCAACTAG